From the genome of Oxyura jamaicensis isolate SHBP4307 breed ruddy duck unplaced genomic scaffold, BPBGC_Ojam_1.0 oxyUn_random_OJ72762, whole genome shotgun sequence:
cctctgttcctgagaaagaagcagctcctaagccagcagggagaggggcacCAAGGTCTGCAGGAGCACCCTTCACCATGTGCCCATCAGCTCTGCCCCACCACAGACACGTGCGTCCTGCCTACAAGTTTTGGCTCCAGAATGGCTCCTCCGGATCCAGGGTAACTTTTTTCCAGGCCTTTATGCATGCTTGGTTTTCCCAGAGGCATCTTGGAGGCAGTGGCCGCCTTTGTgtagaaaactgaaagcagccctgaaggaTGAGCAGATGTGGCCCGCAGGGCTTTAAATAGGGTCTCCTCAATTCTTCTGCAGTCTTATATGCCTTCACCTGCTGGCTCTTCAGCACCTCCCCTGGCATTGCAGAGCCCTCCTTAGCCCCTGCACACCTCCGATTTgcttttcccctaaaagattCTGTGGATGGTCACTCATTTAATGAGGTTCTATTCACTTCTCATGGAGCACATTGTGCCTGGGTTCCCCTGACATCTcctggcagctccagctgcctctCCAGGCTGGCATTGGCCATCAGCCCCAAAACAGTGGCACATTCCTGTGCAGCTGAGTCCAAGAGCAGTTGCTGTCTGCTGTGGTAAGGGCTGTCATAAAGCTGGCTCTTGGTCCTGCCCTTGGTCCCTCACAGACCACCCTGGGACTTTCAGCCCGTGTTCTTCACTCCATGACGAACCCCAGCAGAAAGCAACCCCTTGGCTCTATTCCTGATTGCACATTTGGAGGAGGTGTCGAGGCTTCTGGGTTtgccctgagcagccccttTTGTTACTGTGCTGCTagcagggaggcagctgtgacccagggctgcacagtgcctgctgctgcctgcagccacagggaTGTCACCGCAGAGACAACAGGACTGTCATCGAGGCATAGGAGACCTCAACACTAACAGAGATACAAGAGCACAAGGAAACAAAGTGGAAGGCaaaggagagcagcagtgaaaaggccacgtcctgctgctggccatggccatggctccagggaagcagcagccccgacccgaaggcagcagagaggcagagcccagcgggCAGTGAGGGGCAGCCCCGAGGGCCACCGGGCAGCTGGGCTGTCGGCCCTGGGCCCCTCCTgcatgctggggctgctcccccagctccagaggagatggcaagaggcagcagctgatAACAATGAATTTCTGATGACTTCCTTATTGGGTTTATCTACACAGGAAGCAGTGTtctatcagaaaataattaacgTGTAGGAGGCTAAggataatattttataaatctgaaagaaatggagaaaataatagtacagatagataataaaaatatgtaaaagctttctgagaaaagctgaaatttctgaTTGTAGGCTTCTTCTTATAGCTGAACATGCTGAAGAATTGTGTATTCAAGCAATGTCCTCACCGCATCCCTTAgttcctggttcctcatgctgtagatgagggggttcactgctggaggcaccaccgagtacagaactgccaccaccatgtccagggatggggaagagatggaggagggcttcaggtaggcaaacatgACAGTGCTGATAAAGAgggagaccacggccaggtgagggaggcacgtggaaaaggctttgtgctgtCCATGCTCAGAGGGGACCCTCAGCACGACCCTGAAGACCTGAATATAggaaataacaatgaaaatagaACAAGCAAATAAtacagtgttgtggtttaacccgactggcagctaaacaccacacagccgttcgctcaccctcccccctccctctctgggatgggggagagaaacgggaaagtgaagcctgtgagttgagataaagacagtttattaagatagaaaataacaatgataataataataatatgtacaaacaagtgatgcacaatgcaattgctcaccacccgctgaccgatgcccagtccaaccccgagcagccggcccccccagcccggctagccacccctatatattgtttagcatgacgtcagatggtatggaatacccctttggccagtttgggtcagctgtcctgggtttgtcccctcccagcttttgctgcacccccagcctgcctgctggcaggacagagcgaggagctgaaaagtccttggcttagtataagcagtgctctgcagcaattaaaacatcagcatgttatcagcactcttctcatcctaatccaaaacatagcaccctaccagctactaggagggaaaataactgtcctaactgaaaccaggacatacaGAAACACTAAACACAACTACTCCAACTTCCCTGAGATatgcatctgagcaggagagcttgaggatctgggggatctcacagaagaactggtccacagcattgccttggcagaggggcagggaaaatgtattggccgtgtgcaggacagcactgagaaagccactgccccaggcagctgctgccatc
Proteins encoded in this window:
- the LOC118159940 gene encoding olfactory receptor 14A16-like, coding for MPNISSVSKFLLLAFADKRELQLLHFVLFLGIYLAALLGNGLILTAVTCDHRLHTPMYFFLFNLAFLDLGCISTTLPKAMANALWNTRAISYQGCAAQILFSLFLVGTEFSLLTIMAYDRYVAICKPLHYGSLLGSRACAQMAAAAWGSGFLSAVLHTANTFSLPLCQGNAVDQFFCEIPQILKLSCSDAYLREVGVVVFSVSLPVGLNHNTVLFACSIFIVISYIQVFRVVLRVPSEHGQHKAFSTCLPHLAVVSLFISTVMFAYLKPSSISSPSLDMVVAVLYSVVPPAVNPLIYSMRNQELRDAVRTLLEYTILQHVQL